One window of the Mycobacterium sp. SVM_VP21 genome contains the following:
- the gdhA gene encoding NADP-specific glutamate dehydrogenase → MTELNPKLHDIYDEVLRRNPGEAEFHQAVFEVLSSLGPVVTKHPEYVDRAVIRRMCEPERQIIFRVPWLDDNGDVQINRGFRVEFNSALGPYKGGLRFHPSVYLGIIKFLGFEQIFKNSLTGLPIGGGKGGSDFDPKGRSDNEIMRFCQSFMTELYRHLGEYTDVPAGDIGVGGREIGYLFGQYKRITNRYESGVLTGKGLSWGGSQVRTEATGYGAVFFADEILKTSKDSFEGKRAVVSGSGNVAIYAIEKIHQLGGTVVAASDSSGYIVDEKGIDLELLKEIKEVKRDRIEAYAKARGGATQFVSDGSIWDVACQIAVPSATQNELDGNHAATLARNGCKIVAEGANMPCTPEAVKLFGEAGVTVAPGKAANAGGVATSALEMQQNASRDSWSFEYTEQRLAAIMQSIHHRCLVTADEYGAPGNYVLGANIAGFIQVADAMTALGLI, encoded by the coding sequence ATGACCGAACTGAATCCGAAGCTGCACGACATCTACGACGAGGTGCTCCGGCGCAACCCCGGTGAGGCCGAATTCCATCAGGCCGTTTTCGAGGTGCTCAGCAGCCTCGGCCCGGTGGTGACCAAGCACCCCGAGTACGTGGACCGCGCCGTCATCCGGCGGATGTGCGAGCCCGAGCGCCAGATCATCTTCCGGGTGCCGTGGCTCGACGACAACGGCGACGTGCAGATCAACCGGGGTTTCCGGGTGGAGTTCAACTCGGCCCTGGGCCCCTACAAGGGTGGCCTGCGTTTCCACCCCTCGGTGTACCTGGGAATCATCAAGTTCCTCGGTTTCGAGCAGATCTTCAAGAACTCCCTGACCGGCCTGCCCATCGGCGGCGGCAAGGGCGGGTCGGACTTCGACCCCAAGGGCCGCTCCGACAACGAGATCATGCGGTTCTGCCAGTCGTTCATGACCGAGCTCTACCGCCACCTGGGCGAGTACACCGACGTCCCGGCCGGTGACATCGGCGTGGGCGGCCGTGAGATCGGCTACCTGTTCGGCCAGTACAAGCGGATCACCAACCGCTACGAGTCGGGCGTGCTGACCGGCAAGGGCCTTAGCTGGGGCGGGTCGCAGGTCCGTACCGAAGCGACCGGTTATGGCGCGGTGTTCTTCGCCGACGAGATCCTCAAGACCTCCAAGGACTCCTTCGAGGGCAAGCGCGCCGTGGTGTCCGGTTCGGGCAACGTGGCGATCTACGCCATCGAGAAGATCCACCAACTCGGCGGCACCGTGGTGGCCGCTTCGGACTCCAGTGGCTACATCGTCGATGAGAAGGGCATCGACCTGGAGCTGCTCAAGGAGATCAAAGAGGTCAAGCGCGACCGGATCGAGGCCTACGCCAAGGCCCGCGGCGGGGCGACGCAGTTCGTCAGCGACGGCTCCATCTGGGACGTGGCCTGCCAGATCGCGGTGCCTTCGGCCACCCAGAACGAGCTCGACGGCAACCACGCCGCCACGCTGGCCCGCAACGGCTGCAAGATCGTCGCCGAGGGTGCCAACATGCCGTGCACCCCGGAGGCCGTCAAGCTGTTCGGTGAGGCCGGTGTGACCGTTGCTCCGGGCAAGGCGGCCAACGCCGGTGGTGTGGCCACCAGCGCGCTCGAGATGCAGCAGAACGCCTCGCGGGATTCGTGGAGCTTCGAGTACACCGAGCAGCGCCTGGCGGCGATCATGCAGAGCATCCACCACCGCTGCCTGGTGACCGCCGACGAGTACGGCGCGCCCGGCAACTACGTGCTGGGCGCCAACATCGCCGGCTTCATCCAGGTCGCCGACGCGATGACGGCACTGGGCCTCATTTAG
- a CDS encoding GNAT family N-acetyltransferase, with product MTAAPDGALPAANLAEMEIFAGCSAADLAPLAAGLRPLQAPAGTELMRQGEQALSFLLISSGSAQVKHIGDDGAVVVNEVTAGMVVGEIALLRKGLRTATVTTSTPLTGWIGDEQAFHEMVQIPEVMGRLVRIARQRLAAYLTAVPIQARDGTELLLRPVLPGDSARTVTGHVEFSGETLYRRFQTTRTPSPALMHYLFEVDYVDHFVWVITELDGSFVADGRFVRDPENPTFAEIAFIVGDSYQGRGIGTYLMGAVAVIARLEGIEKFTARVLSENAPMRAILDHLGAYWERDDPGVVTTVLDVPGEDQLPFDRATADQIKEVGRQAIQAVG from the coding sequence ATGACCGCAGCACCCGATGGAGCATTACCCGCCGCTAACCTCGCGGAGATGGAGATCTTCGCCGGGTGTTCCGCGGCTGATCTGGCGCCGCTGGCCGCCGGTTTGCGCCCCCTGCAGGCCCCCGCCGGTACCGAACTGATGCGGCAAGGCGAGCAGGCGCTGTCATTCCTCCTGATCTCATCGGGATCAGCCCAGGTCAAGCATATCGGCGACGACGGCGCCGTGGTAGTCAACGAGGTGACGGCCGGCATGGTCGTCGGTGAGATCGCATTGCTGCGCAAGGGTCTGCGAACCGCAACCGTCACTACCTCGACGCCGTTGACCGGCTGGATCGGTGACGAGCAGGCCTTCCACGAGATGGTGCAGATCCCCGAGGTCATGGGGCGGCTGGTGCGCATCGCGCGCCAGCGCCTGGCCGCCTACCTCACCGCCGTGCCGATCCAGGCCCGCGACGGCACCGAACTGCTACTGCGGCCGGTGCTGCCCGGCGACAGCGCGCGAACCGTGACGGGCCATGTCGAATTCTCCGGCGAGACGCTCTACCGGCGGTTCCAGACCACTCGGACCCCGAGTCCGGCGCTGATGCACTATCTGTTCGAGGTCGACTACGTCGACCACTTCGTGTGGGTGATCACCGAGCTTGACGGCTCGTTCGTCGCCGACGGACGATTCGTCCGGGATCCCGAGAACCCGACCTTCGCCGAGATCGCGTTCATCGTCGGCGACAGCTACCAGGGCCGCGGCATCGGTACCTATCTGATGGGGGCGGTGGCGGTGATCGCCCGGCTCGAGGGCATCGAGAAGTTCACTGCGCGGGTGCTCTCGGAGAACGCGCCCATGCGCGCCATCCTCGACCATCTGGGCGCCTACTGGGAGCGCGACGACCCGGGCGTCGTCACCACGGTGCTCGACGTGCCCGGCGAGGACCAGCTGCCGTTCGACCGGGCGACCGCCGATCAGATCAAAGAGGTTGGCCGCCAAGCGATCCAAGCCGTGGGGTAA
- a CDS encoding DUF5642 family protein, whose amino-acid sequence MLTLRAVLALGCVCLLAACSSSPAEVSADINKVVDLKSSFGPEYEVKGISRTGIDPKLLAGTALPPGLTFDPADCSKFAISQQLPQGVQGNMAAVAAEGQGNRFITIALETSEPVPVNEPGRTCRRIGFSGGQMRGLIETVDVPHIDGVKTLGVHRVIEAVAGGKSRVGELYNYSAYFGPYQVLVTANPLVQPGKPIAPVDTARARELLVAAVDAIRN is encoded by the coding sequence ATGTTGACCCTTCGCGCGGTATTGGCCCTCGGCTGTGTCTGCCTGCTTGCCGCCTGCAGCTCGAGTCCGGCTGAGGTGTCCGCCGACATCAACAAGGTGGTCGACCTCAAGTCGTCCTTCGGCCCGGAATATGAGGTCAAGGGCATCTCACGCACCGGGATCGACCCGAAACTGCTGGCGGGCACCGCGCTGCCGCCGGGCCTGACCTTCGATCCGGCCGACTGCTCGAAGTTCGCCATCAGCCAGCAGCTGCCGCAGGGCGTGCAAGGCAACATGGCCGCCGTCGCCGCCGAAGGCCAGGGCAACCGGTTCATCACCATCGCCCTGGAGACCTCCGAACCGGTTCCGGTCAATGAGCCGGGCCGCACCTGCCGGCGGATCGGCTTCTCCGGTGGCCAGATGCGCGGACTGATCGAAACCGTCGACGTGCCGCACATCGACGGGGTCAAGACCCTGGGCGTGCACCGAGTGATCGAGGCCGTCGCCGGTGGCAAGTCCCGCGTCGGTGAGTTGTACAACTACTCGGCCTACTTCGGGCCCTACCAGGTGCTGGTCACCGCCAACCCCCTGGTGCAGCCGGGCAAGCCCATCGCCCCAGTCGACACCGCCCGGGCCCGCGAGCTGTTGGTGGCCGCGGTCGACGCGATCCGGAACTAG
- a CDS encoding alpha-ketoglutarate-dependent dioxygenase AlkB, with protein sequence MAIPVQESLFDLSERRQLGEGAWLDVRPGWLSEESSELVSELQSVIPWRAERRRMYDRVLDVPRLVSFHDLATGEAPHPAIAKLRRRLNDIYAGELGEPFTTVGLCLYRHGGDSVAWHGDTIGRGASQDTMVAIVSVGATRTLALRPRGGGAGLRLAQHHGDLVVMGGSCQRTWEHSIPKTATPTGPRISIQFRPRGVR encoded by the coding sequence GTGGCGATACCGGTACAGGAGTCGCTGTTCGACCTCAGCGAACGCCGACAGCTCGGTGAGGGCGCCTGGCTCGACGTTCGTCCGGGCTGGCTCTCGGAGGAAAGCAGCGAACTGGTCAGCGAGCTGCAGTCGGTCATTCCCTGGCGGGCCGAACGCCGCCGGATGTATGACCGGGTGCTCGACGTCCCCAGACTGGTGAGCTTCCACGACCTGGCGACCGGAGAGGCGCCGCACCCGGCGATCGCCAAGCTGCGCCGCCGGCTCAACGACATCTACGCCGGGGAACTCGGCGAGCCGTTCACCACGGTCGGGTTGTGCCTGTACCGCCACGGGGGCGACAGCGTGGCCTGGCACGGCGACACCATCGGCCGCGGCGCCAGCCAGGACACCATGGTCGCGATTGTCAGCGTCGGCGCCACCCGCACGCTGGCTCTGCGCCCGCGCGGGGGCGGCGCGGGCCTGCGGTTGGCACAACACCACGGCGACCTGGTGGTCATGGGCGGCTCGTGTCAGCGGACGTGGGAGCACTCGATTCCCAAGACGGCGACGCCCACCGGCCCGCGGATCAGCATTCAGTTCCGCCCGCGTGGCGTGCGCTAG
- a CDS encoding phospholipid carrier-dependent glycosyltransferase, which yields MSAPTATRPAASPERSAPVISPGLLVPVADFGPTDRVRGWAVTAAVTLLAAVTRFSNLYTPTDAGTPIFDEKHYAPQAWQMLHNHGVEDNPGYGLVVHPPVGKQLIAIGEALFGYNGLGWRFTSALLGVLAIALLVRIVRRMTRSTLAGGIAGLLLVGDGVSFVAARTALLDGFLTFFVVAAFGALIVDRDQVRMRMHTVLTDGRSGATPWGPRLGVRWWRFGAGVLLGLACATKWSGLYFVVFFGAMSLAFDVAARRQYRVRRPWLGTLRRDVAPTAYAIMLIPLGVYLASYAPWFASETGVDRHEVGQSIGFESRFPVPDALRSLWHYTYQAYHFHAGLTNAAGNHHPWESKPWTWPMSLRPVLYAIDQHDVPGCGAQSCVKAVMLVGTPAMWWLAVPVLGYALWRSLVRHDWRYAAALVGYCAGWLPWFADIGRQMYFFYAVPMAPFLAMLLALICVDIINDGRTRTEERWALGLLAVSGYVALVLTNFAWLYPILTGVPISPATWNMEIWLPSWS from the coding sequence ATGAGCGCTCCGACCGCTACCAGGCCCGCGGCCTCGCCGGAGCGCTCTGCTCCGGTGATCAGCCCTGGGCTGTTGGTGCCGGTCGCTGATTTCGGGCCGACCGACCGGGTCCGGGGCTGGGCCGTCACCGCCGCGGTGACGCTGTTGGCCGCGGTGACCCGTTTTTCGAACCTGTACACCCCGACCGACGCCGGCACCCCGATCTTCGACGAGAAGCACTACGCGCCGCAGGCCTGGCAGATGCTGCACAACCACGGCGTCGAGGACAACCCCGGCTACGGCCTGGTGGTGCACCCGCCGGTGGGCAAGCAGCTGATCGCGATCGGTGAGGCGCTGTTCGGCTACAACGGGCTGGGCTGGCGGTTCACCAGCGCGCTGCTCGGGGTGCTGGCGATTGCGCTGCTAGTGCGGATCGTGCGGCGGATGACCCGCTCGACGCTGGCCGGCGGGATCGCCGGCCTGCTGCTGGTGGGCGACGGGGTCAGTTTTGTCGCGGCGCGCACGGCGCTGTTGGACGGCTTCCTGACGTTTTTCGTGGTGGCCGCGTTCGGGGCACTGATCGTCGATCGCGACCAAGTGCGAATGCGCATGCACACCGTCTTGACCGACGGGCGCAGCGGCGCCACCCCCTGGGGCCCTCGACTGGGGGTGCGTTGGTGGCGCTTTGGCGCCGGGGTGCTCCTCGGATTGGCCTGCGCCACCAAGTGGTCCGGCCTGTATTTCGTGGTGTTCTTCGGGGCGATGTCACTGGCGTTCGACGTGGCCGCCCGCCGGCAGTACCGGGTACGCCGGCCGTGGTTGGGGACACTACGCCGCGACGTCGCGCCCACCGCGTACGCGATCATGCTCATCCCTCTCGGGGTGTATCTGGCGTCGTATGCGCCGTGGTTCGCCTCCGAGACCGGCGTGGACCGCCACGAGGTCGGCCAGTCGATCGGATTCGAGAGTCGGTTCCCGGTGCCCGATGCGCTGCGCTCGCTGTGGCACTACACCTATCAGGCGTATCACTTCCATGCCGGGCTGACGAACGCCGCCGGAAACCACCACCCGTGGGAGTCCAAGCCGTGGACGTGGCCGATGTCGCTGCGCCCGGTGCTCTACGCGATCGACCAGCACGACGTTCCCGGGTGCGGCGCGCAGTCCTGCGTCAAGGCGGTGATGCTGGTGGGCACGCCGGCGATGTGGTGGCTGGCCGTGCCGGTGCTGGGCTACGCGTTGTGGCGCAGCCTGGTGCGTCACGACTGGCGCTACGCCGCGGCGCTGGTGGGCTACTGCGCGGGCTGGCTGCCGTGGTTCGCCGACATCGGCCGGCAGATGTACTTCTTCTACGCGGTGCCGATGGCGCCGTTTTTGGCGATGCTGCTGGCCCTGATCTGCGTCGACATCATCAACGACGGCAGAACCCGTACCGAGGAGCGGTGGGCGCTCGGGTTGCTTGCGGTTTCGGGCTACGTGGCGCTGGTGCTGACCAACTTCGCCTGGCTGTATCCGATTCTGACCGGGGTGCCGATCTCGCCGGCCACCTGGAACATGGAGATCTGGCTGCCCAGCTGGTCCTAG
- the rsmI gene encoding 16S rRNA (cytidine(1402)-2'-O)-methyltransferase — MTHGRLLLGATPLGQPGDASSRLVEALSTADVVAAEDTRRVRMLAKSLDVQIAGRVISLFDANEATRVPTLLAEIEAGATVLVVSDAGMPLISDPGYRLVSACAEAGLAVSCLPGPSAVTTALALSGLASERFCFEGFAPRKQAARRAWLASLADERRTCVFFESPRRLADCLRDAVDELGGDRRAVVCRELTKTHEEVLRGTLAELADWAVDGVLGEITVVLAGATPRADLATLVDEVNRLAGEGMRVKDACAQVIADVPAAVSRRELYDAVLRSRQ, encoded by the coding sequence ATGACTCATGGTCGATTGCTGCTGGGTGCCACCCCGCTGGGCCAGCCCGGTGACGCGTCGTCGCGGCTGGTCGAAGCGCTGAGCACCGCTGATGTCGTGGCCGCCGAGGACACCCGACGGGTGCGGATGCTGGCCAAGTCCCTCGATGTGCAGATCGCCGGCCGGGTGATCAGTCTGTTCGACGCCAACGAGGCGACGCGGGTGCCGACGCTGCTTGCCGAGATCGAGGCCGGGGCCACCGTGCTGGTGGTCAGCGATGCCGGGATGCCGCTGATCAGCGACCCGGGCTACCGCCTGGTGTCTGCGTGTGCCGAGGCCGGGCTGGCGGTGAGCTGCCTGCCAGGGCCGTCGGCGGTGACGACCGCCTTGGCGCTGTCCGGGCTGGCCTCGGAGCGGTTCTGCTTCGAGGGATTTGCGCCCCGCAAGCAGGCGGCGCGGCGGGCGTGGCTGGCCTCGCTGGCCGACGAGCGGCGCACGTGTGTGTTCTTCGAGTCGCCGCGGCGGCTGGCCGACTGCCTGCGTGACGCGGTCGACGAACTCGGCGGCGACCGTCGCGCGGTGGTCTGCCGCGAGCTGACCAAGACCCACGAAGAGGTGCTGCGCGGGACGCTGGCCGAGCTGGCCGACTGGGCCGTCGACGGCGTGCTGGGGGAGATCACCGTGGTGTTGGCCGGCGCGACCCCGCGCGCTGACTTGGCGACGTTGGTGGACGAGGTGAACCGGTTGGCGGGCGAGGGCATGCGAGTCAAGGACGCCTGCGCGCAGGTGATCGCCGACGTGCCCGCCGCGGTGTCGCGACGCGAGCTTTATGACGCGGTGCTGCGTTCCCGGCAGTAG
- a CDS encoding aminodeoxychorismate synthase component I encodes MRIERLGDLGAAPEVLRAVGDATDRHGLPSPAALTGEWFGSRAVVAPSVAVEPVCPGEVFCEPGGPPHEPADPQPGAVGGGWIGYLSYPDGGADGLGPRIPEAAGGWTDCVLRQDNTDGQWWFESLSGAAMPSWLAEALTTPAPARGFRIYWETPDRQAHRAGVLACLEAIRSGEVYQACVCTRFTGTVTGAPLDFFADAVARTGPARAAYVAGGWGAVASLSPELFLRRRGQVVDSSPIKGTLPLYARPSALRASTKDVAENIMIVDLVRNDLGRVAITGTVTVPELLAVRPAPGVWHLVSTVSARVPEQLSMAELLEATFPPASVTGTPKHRARQLLSEWELSRRGAYCGTAGMASPVAGCELNVAIRTVEFDPAGGAVLGVGGGITADSDVDAEWQECLHKAAPIVTDGQSQVSSTAS; translated from the coding sequence GTGCGGATCGAGCGGCTCGGCGACTTGGGAGCAGCCCCGGAGGTGCTGCGCGCGGTCGGCGATGCCACCGACCGGCATGGGCTGCCATCGCCGGCCGCACTGACCGGCGAATGGTTCGGCTCGCGAGCGGTGGTCGCGCCCAGCGTGGCCGTCGAGCCGGTGTGCCCCGGCGAGGTGTTCTGTGAACCCGGCGGACCGCCGCATGAACCCGCCGACCCGCAGCCCGGCGCGGTGGGTGGCGGCTGGATCGGATATCTGTCCTACCCCGATGGCGGTGCCGACGGCCTGGGGCCTCGCATTCCGGAGGCCGCCGGCGGCTGGACCGACTGCGTGCTGCGTCAGGACAACACCGACGGGCAGTGGTGGTTCGAAAGCCTGTCCGGCGCCGCCATGCCGAGCTGGTTGGCCGAGGCGCTGACGACTCCCGCCCCGGCCCGCGGCTTCCGCATCTACTGGGAGACCCCGGACCGCCAAGCACACCGCGCCGGGGTGCTGGCCTGCCTGGAGGCCATCCGGTCCGGTGAGGTGTATCAGGCTTGCGTGTGCACCCGCTTCACCGGAACGGTCACCGGCGCCCCGCTGGACTTCTTCGCCGACGCGGTGGCGCGCACCGGTCCGGCGCGTGCCGCCTATGTCGCAGGCGGCTGGGGCGCGGTGGCCTCGCTGTCGCCGGAGCTGTTCCTGCGCCGCCGCGGTCAGGTCGTGGACTCCAGCCCGATCAAGGGCACCCTGCCGCTGTATGCGCGCCCGTCGGCGCTGCGCGCTTCGACCAAGGACGTCGCGGAGAACATCATGATCGTGGACCTTGTCCGCAACGACCTGGGCCGAGTGGCGATCACCGGCACGGTCACCGTGCCCGAACTGCTGGCGGTGCGGCCCGCCCCGGGTGTGTGGCATTTGGTGTCGACGGTCTCGGCCCGGGTGCCCGAGCAGCTGTCCATGGCGGAGTTGCTGGAGGCGACGTTCCCGCCCGCGTCAGTGACCGGAACCCCCAAACACCGTGCTCGCCAGTTGCTTTCGGAGTGGGAGCTTTCGCGTCGCGGCGCCTACTGCGGCACGGCGGGAATGGCGTCGCCGGTGGCCGGCTGTGAACTCAACGTCGCGATCCGCACCGTGGAGTTCGACCCCGCCGGTGGCGCGGTGCTGGGGGTGGGCGGCGGTATCACCGCGGACTCCGACGTCGACGCCGAGTGGCAGGAGTGCCTGCACAAGGCCGCCCCGATCGTCACCGACGGTCAGTCCCAAGTAAGCAGCACGGCGTCGTAG
- a CDS encoding RNA polymerase sigma-70 factor, translating to MRPLLFTIAYEILGSATESDDVLQDSYLRWAEVDLAEVRDTKAYLASLVTRQALNTLRAGARRREEYVGPWLPEPLLLTEHDPSADVVLAESVSMAMLVVLETLRPEERAVFVLREVFGFDYDEIAAAVGKSAAAARQVAHRARSHVQARRPRYAPVDPQESARVTAEFMTAAAGGDITTVLSMLAPDVVWTADSGGKASAARRPIVGADKVARTVIGLLRQGAQLPDVRVDMGVCNSAPAVLLFHAERLEGVFTFEIVDGLITNFYAMRNPDKLAAVAAAREITRGADV from the coding sequence CTGCGGCCGCTGCTGTTCACCATCGCCTACGAGATCCTGGGCTCGGCAACCGAATCCGACGATGTCTTGCAGGACAGCTACCTGCGCTGGGCAGAGGTCGACCTGGCCGAAGTCCGTGATACCAAGGCGTACCTGGCCAGCCTGGTCACCCGTCAGGCGCTCAATACCCTGCGGGCCGGCGCTCGACGCCGCGAGGAGTACGTCGGGCCGTGGCTGCCCGAGCCGCTGCTGCTCACCGAGCACGATCCCTCGGCCGATGTGGTGCTGGCCGAATCAGTCTCGATGGCCATGCTGGTGGTGCTGGAGACGCTGCGCCCCGAGGAGCGCGCGGTGTTCGTGCTGCGCGAAGTGTTCGGTTTCGACTACGACGAGATCGCGGCCGCGGTCGGCAAATCCGCGGCCGCGGCCCGTCAGGTCGCGCACCGGGCCCGCAGCCACGTTCAGGCCCGGCGCCCGCGCTACGCCCCGGTCGACCCGCAGGAGAGCGCGCGGGTCACCGCGGAGTTCATGACCGCGGCGGCGGGCGGCGACATCACCACGGTGCTGTCGATGCTGGCGCCGGACGTGGTGTGGACCGCCGACAGCGGCGGTAAGGCCAGCGCGGCCCGGCGGCCGATCGTCGGAGCCGACAAGGTCGCGCGCACGGTCATCGGGCTGCTGCGGCAGGGGGCGCAGCTGCCCGACGTCCGGGTGGACATGGGCGTCTGCAACTCCGCCCCCGCAGTGCTGCTCTTTCACGCCGAGCGTCTGGAGGGCGTGTTCACCTTCGAGATCGTCGACGGGCTGATCACGAACTTCTACGCGATGCGTAACCCGGACAAGCTGGCGGCGGTGGCCGCCGCCCGCGAGATCACCCGAGGCGCGGACGTCTGA
- a CDS encoding FAD-dependent oxidoreductase — protein MTRIQVVIIGGGYAGTLAANRLRQNPDVDITLVNPRPAFVERIRLHQYVAGTGTATIDYPELLGDGVRLLVDSATRIDAADRRIHLASGTVLRYDFLIYTVGSTGAITPAVPGAAEFAYSISELEHATRLLARLTAVAPDAPVTVVGGGLTGIEAASELAGQGRPVTLVCGEMLGPSLHAAGRRSVAKALRKLGVDVREAAVVAEVRADALVLRDGTVLPSAVTVWTAGFGVPDLAAASGLATDALGRLLTDETLTSVDNPWIMAAGDAVAPSGQPLRMSCQAALPLGAQAANTVLARIAGTSPVPLDQSFAAQCISVGRDAATVQLSRRDDTPIKAFVGGRLGAMVKESICKYTVKWIRGEAAKPGSYRWMKGGTRAARTAQRQPERGAAV, from the coding sequence ATGACCCGCATCCAGGTCGTCATCATCGGCGGCGGCTACGCCGGCACCCTGGCCGCCAACCGGCTGCGCCAGAACCCCGACGTCGACATCACCCTGGTCAACCCGCGCCCGGCATTCGTCGAGCGGATCCGGCTGCACCAGTACGTTGCCGGCACCGGGACGGCCACCATCGACTACCCCGAACTGCTCGGCGACGGAGTCCGGCTGTTGGTCGACTCCGCCACCCGGATCGATGCCGCGGATCGGCGCATCCACCTGGCATCGGGCACCGTCCTGCGCTACGACTTCCTCATCTACACGGTGGGCAGCACCGGGGCGATCACCCCGGCAGTTCCCGGTGCCGCCGAATTTGCCTACTCGATCAGCGAATTGGAGCATGCGACCCGGCTGCTGGCCCGGCTCACCGCGGTGGCACCGGATGCGCCGGTGACCGTGGTGGGCGGTGGACTGACCGGGATCGAGGCCGCCTCTGAACTGGCCGGGCAAGGCCGGCCAGTGACCCTGGTCTGCGGCGAGATGCTGGGGCCGTCATTGCACGCGGCGGGCCGGCGCTCGGTGGCCAAGGCGCTGCGCAAGCTGGGTGTCGACGTGCGGGAGGCCGCAGTCGTCGCCGAGGTGCGTGCCGACGCTCTAGTGCTGCGCGACGGCACCGTGCTGCCCAGCGCGGTGACGGTGTGGACGGCAGGCTTCGGCGTCCCGGATCTGGCGGCAGCCAGTGGACTGGCCACCGACGCGTTAGGCCGGCTGCTCACCGACGAAACCCTCACCAGCGTCGACAACCCGTGGATCATGGCGGCCGGGGACGCCGTCGCCCCGTCGGGCCAGCCGTTGCGAATGAGCTGCCAGGCAGCCCTGCCACTGGGCGCCCAGGCCGCCAACACCGTGTTGGCCCGCATCGCCGGCACCTCACCGGTGCCGCTGGATCAGTCCTTCGCCGCCCAGTGCATCAGCGTGGGGCGCGATGCGGCGACCGTGCAGTTGTCCCGCCGCGACGACACCCCGATCAAGGCGTTCGTCGGTGGCCGGCTGGGCGCCATGGTCAAGGAGTCGATCTGCAAATACACGGTGAAGTGGATTCGGGGCGAGGCCGCCAAGCCGGGCTCGTACCGTTGGATGAAGGGCGGCACCCGAGCGGCCCGTACCGCACAGCGGCAACCGGAACGGGGGGCTGCGGTGTGA